One Carassius gibelio isolate Cgi1373 ecotype wild population from Czech Republic chromosome B18, carGib1.2-hapl.c, whole genome shotgun sequence DNA segment encodes these proteins:
- the LOC127977932 gene encoding TM2 domain-containing protein 3 isoform X1, protein MSSYLMLFLLLLDIYCRSVIAYLSSHVAQEPVYSVQQSPVMSRPLALTSSSAAPALTDRYLSRCPSGGQCSRLPADCIICSFHHNCSYGRPANFTCRAKAGVHCVGDPSRPQQNFSLTLDCRFCWQLDPSQYICSDSSSCSTVSCPRRRYNTSCEALEHVHCLGKRVFQKRLFCNWTGGYKWSTALALSVTLGGFGADRFYLGQWREGLGKLFSLGGLGVWTLIDVLLIAVGFVGPADGSLYI, encoded by the exons ATGAGCTCGTATCTGATGCTGTTTCTGCTTCTGCTGGACATTTACTGCAGATCTGTGATCG cgtATCTGAGCTCTCACGTGGCTCAGGAGCCGGTGTACTCCGTGCAGCAGAGTCCGGTGATGAGCCGCCCGCTGGCCCTGACCTCGTCCTCTG cggCTCCAGCGCTGACCGACCGTTACCTGTCCAGGTGTCCCAGCGGCGGTCAGTGCTCCAGACTCCCGGCCGACTGCATCATCTGCTCGTTTCATCACAACTGTAGCTACGGCCGTCCGGCTAACTTCACCTGCAGAGCTAAAGCAGGCGTCCACTGTGTG ggcgACCCGAGTCGACCGCAGCAGAACTTCTCGCTCACGCTGGACTGTCGCTTCTGTTGGCAGCTGGATCCGTCTCAGTACATCTGCTCAGACTCCAGCAGCTGCTCGACAGTGTCCTGTCCACGCAGACGCTACAACACCAGCTGTGAAGCTCTGGAGCACGTGCACTGCctcg GGAAGCGAGTGTTTCAGAAGCGTCTGTTCTGTAACTGGACGGGGGGGTATAAGTGGTCCACGGCTCTGGCTCTCAG cgTGACTCTGGGGGGCTTCGGAGCGGACCGCTTCTATCTGGGCCAGTGGAGGGAAGGTCTGGGGAAGCTCTTCAGTTTGGGCGGTCTGGGCGTCTGGACACTGATCGACGTGCTGCTGATCGCTGTGGGATTCGTGGGACCAGCCGACGGCTCGCTCTACATCTGA
- the LOC127977932 gene encoding TM2 domain-containing protein 3 isoform X2 gives MSSYLMLFLLLLDIYCRSVIAYLSSHVAQEPVYSVQQSPVMSRPLALTSSSAAPALTDRYLSRCPSGGQCSRLPADCIICSFHHNCSYGRPANFTCRAKAGVHCVLDPSQYICSDSSSCSTVSCPRRRYNTSCEALEHVHCLGKRVFQKRLFCNWTGGYKWSTALALSVTLGGFGADRFYLGQWREGLGKLFSLGGLGVWTLIDVLLIAVGFVGPADGSLYI, from the exons ATGAGCTCGTATCTGATGCTGTTTCTGCTTCTGCTGGACATTTACTGCAGATCTGTGATCG cgtATCTGAGCTCTCACGTGGCTCAGGAGCCGGTGTACTCCGTGCAGCAGAGTCCGGTGATGAGCCGCCCGCTGGCCCTGACCTCGTCCTCTG cggCTCCAGCGCTGACCGACCGTTACCTGTCCAGGTGTCCCAGCGGCGGTCAGTGCTCCAGACTCCCGGCCGACTGCATCATCTGCTCGTTTCATCACAACTGTAGCTACGGCCGTCCGGCTAACTTCACCTGCAGAGCTAAAGCAGGCGTCCACTGTGTG CTGGATCCGTCTCAGTACATCTGCTCAGACTCCAGCAGCTGCTCGACAGTGTCCTGTCCACGCAGACGCTACAACACCAGCTGTGAAGCTCTGGAGCACGTGCACTGCctcg GGAAGCGAGTGTTTCAGAAGCGTCTGTTCTGTAACTGGACGGGGGGGTATAAGTGGTCCACGGCTCTGGCTCTCAG cgTGACTCTGGGGGGCTTCGGAGCGGACCGCTTCTATCTGGGCCAGTGGAGGGAAGGTCTGGGGAAGCTCTTCAGTTTGGGCGGTCTGGGCGTCTGGACACTGATCGACGTGCTGCTGATCGCTGTGGGATTCGTGGGACCAGCCGACGGCTCGCTCTACATCTGA